One Gemmatimonadaceae bacterium DNA segment encodes these proteins:
- a CDS encoding alcohol dehydrogenase catalytic domain-containing protein, which produces MSAHGATTMRAAVLVDVNRLEVRDVPRIDPSPHEVLVKVEAVGLCGTDVHIVEGHANYNADERGRLRSLRESPQVLGHEIAGVVAECGSAVRDLAPGDRVIVDQGRSCVSEWRTPRCEYCASGDSHQCEWYREHGITGLLGGFADFVTVPAVNAVRLRTALPADQAALTEPLGCVIHAADLMARASARYALGARGDHRVRTIIICGGGPAGILFVQYLRRVAGFDGQVLVSEPSALRRALVERFGAEAIDPTTSDLVSEVANRTAGRRAELLIEASGAGPVFAMIPGLVRKQATVLLYGHGHAGVDLSVMNQVQFLEPTLVSPVGASGGHAADGRPLTYARALQLLEDGVIDVAPIVSHRYASLEALPDVFAGAYKRPDFVKGVLTL; this is translated from the coding sequence ATGAGCGCGCACGGCGCGACGACGATGAGGGCCGCGGTCCTCGTCGACGTGAACCGACTCGAGGTGCGCGACGTGCCGCGCATCGACCCGTCGCCCCATGAAGTCCTGGTGAAGGTGGAGGCGGTGGGGCTGTGCGGCACCGACGTCCATATCGTCGAGGGGCACGCCAACTACAACGCCGACGAGCGGGGGCGGCTGCGCTCGCTGCGCGAGTCACCGCAGGTCCTCGGTCACGAGATTGCCGGCGTGGTGGCCGAGTGTGGGAGCGCGGTGCGCGACCTTGCGCCTGGCGACCGCGTCATCGTCGACCAGGGGCGAAGTTGCGTGAGCGAGTGGCGCACGCCGCGCTGCGAGTACTGCGCCAGCGGTGACTCCCACCAGTGCGAGTGGTACCGCGAGCACGGCATCACTGGCCTCCTGGGCGGCTTCGCCGACTTCGTCACCGTTCCCGCCGTCAACGCCGTGCGGCTGCGCACCGCGCTCCCCGCGGACCAGGCGGCGCTCACGGAGCCACTCGGTTGCGTCATCCACGCCGCCGATCTCATGGCGCGCGCCAGCGCTCGTTATGCACTCGGCGCCCGCGGCGACCATCGGGTCCGCACCATTATCATCTGTGGTGGCGGCCCGGCGGGGATCCTCTTCGTGCAGTACCTGCGCCGCGTGGCCGGTTTTGACGGGCAAGTGCTCGTGAGCGAGCCGAGCGCGCTGCGGCGGGCGCTCGTGGAACGCTTTGGCGCCGAGGCGATCGACCCGACGACGTCCGATCTCGTGTCCGAGGTGGCCAACCGCACCGCCGGCCGACGGGCCGAGCTGCTCATCGAGGCGTCGGGCGCGGGCCCTGTCTTCGCGATGATCCCGGGGCTCGTGCGCAAGCAGGCCACCGTGCTGTTGTACGGGCACGGCCATGCCGGCGTCGACCTCAGCGTCATGAACCAGGTGCAGTTCCTCGAACCCACGCTGGTGTCGCCGGTGGGCGCCTCGGGAGGGCATGCGGCTGACGGGCGCCCGCTCACGTATGCCCGCGCATTGCAGCTGCTGGAAGACGGGGTGATCGACGTCGCCCCCATCGTGTCCCATCGCTACGCCTCGCTCGAGGCGCTGCCAGATGTCTTCGCGGGCGCGTACAAGCGCCCAGACTTCGTGAAGGGAGTCCTGACCCTA